The following proteins are encoded in a genomic region of Xanthomonas cassavae CFBP 4642:
- a CDS encoding glycine zipper 2TM domain-containing protein, whose product MKTRLLVIGLAATATLVGCATSQPQYGSYRGDRGYDQGYSQQAPRCVDCGIVTRIDEVGPTRTAPTGTGAVLGGIVGAVAGRQISKETGGSKGNKNVSAVAGAAAGALAGNAIQNNVTSDSFDVQVRMDDGRVIVVNQRDLAGVRENAYVRVVNGRVVLR is encoded by the coding sequence ATGAAGACCCGACTGCTCGTTATCGGCCTGGCTGCAACTGCGACCCTGGTCGGCTGCGCCACGTCCCAGCCCCAGTACGGCAGCTACCGCGGCGACCGTGGTTATGACCAGGGGTATTCGCAGCAGGCCCCGCGTTGCGTGGACTGCGGCATCGTCACCCGCATCGATGAAGTCGGCCCCACCCGCACCGCACCTACCGGCACCGGCGCCGTGCTCGGCGGCATCGTCGGCGCAGTGGCCGGCCGCCAGATTTCCAAGGAAACCGGCGGCAGCAAGGGCAACAAGAATGTGTCGGCCGTGGCCGGCGCCGCGGCTGGTGCGCTGGCCGGCAACGCCATCCAGAACAATGTCACCAGCGACAGCTTCGATGTGCAGGTGCGCATGGACGACGGCCGGGTGATCGTGGTGAACCAGCGCGACCTGGCCGGCGTGCGCGAGAACGCATACGTGCGCGTGGTCAACGGACGGGTGGTGTTGCGCTGA